A single region of the Malus sylvestris chromosome 8, drMalSylv7.2, whole genome shotgun sequence genome encodes:
- the LOC126631130 gene encoding ammonium transporter 2 member 5-like — translation MSNSTVALPINLIPDEASPAWMNKGDNAWQLTAATLVGLQSIPGLMILYGGAVKKKWAVNSAFMGFYTFACVLVCWVGWGYHMSFGDALIKNIPFWGKPNVALNQQYLLGIAFSGKIPNATMVYFQFVFAAITLILIAGALLGRMNFYAWMLFVPLWLTFSYTIAAFSIWSPNGFLAKKGIIDYSGGYVIHLSSGAAGFTAAYWVGPRSNKDRERFPPNNILLMLTGAGLLWMGWTGFNGGDPYVVSVDASLAVLNTHICTATSLLTWLLLDITFFRKPSVIGAVQGMITGLVCITPAAGVVQGWAAIIMGIFSGSIPWFTMMVVHKRSLLLQKVDDTMAVLHTHAIAGALGGILTGLFAHPRLSFLFYTKYGQYVGLFYGFHMGEVSTGFRQVGIQLLGIFYVVTLNVVVTSIICLVIQSIMPLRMSTEDMEIGDEAAHGEEAYAIWGQGEKLGNSKSGGYDIESSAAKSRKAARQIEMV, via the exons ATGAGCAACAGCACAGTTGCTTTGCCTATTAACCTCATACCAGATGAGGCCAGTCCGGCATGGATGAACAAGGGCGACAACGCGTGGCAGCTAACGGCGGCGACTTTGGTCGGCCTCCAGAGTATCCCGGGGCTCATGATCCTATACGGTGGCGCAGTGAAGAAGAAATGGGCTGTGAACTCGGCTTTCATGGGATTCTATACTTTTGCTTGTGTTCTTGTTTGTTGGGTTGGGTGGGGATACCATATGTCGTTTGGGGATGCCTTAATCAAGAATATTCCATTTTGGGGGAAACCTAACGTGGCACTGAACCAGCAATATCTTTTGGGCATAGCATTTAGTGGGAAAATACCAAATGCTACAATGGTTTATTTCCAATTTGTGTTTGCAGCAATTACTTTGATTCTAATTGCTGGGGCACTTTTGGGAAGGATGAACTTTTATGCTTGGATGTTGTTTGTGCCTTTGTGGCTAACTTTTTCATACACCATTGCAGCTTTTAGTATTTGGAGCCCTAACGGGTTTCTGGCCAAGAAAGGAATCATTGATTATTCTGGTGGGTACGTGATCCATCTTTCTTCTGGTGCTGCTGGGTTCACAGCTGCCTACTGG GTTGGTCCTCGTTCGAACAAAGACAGGGAAAGGTTTCCTCCCAACAACATTCTTCTTATGTTGACTGGTGCAGGACTTCTCTGGATGGGCTGGACAGGGTTTAATGGAGGAGACCCTTATGTGGTCAGTGTTGATGCCTCCTTGGCTGTGCTGAACACTCACATCTGCACTGCTACCAGTTTACTCACTTGGCTCTTGCTTGACATCACTTTCTTCCGTAAACCTTCGGTCATTGGGGCAGTTCAGGGAATGATCACTGGCTTAGTTTGCATCACCCCTGCTGCTG gtgttgtgcaaggatGGGCAGCAATAATAATGGGGATATTTTCGGGCTCAATCCCTTGGTTTACCATGATGGTTGTTCACAAGAGATCTTTGCTCCTTCAGAAAGTTGACGACACAATGGCTGTCCTCCACACTCATGCCATCGCAGGCGCCCTTGGTGGAATCCTCACCGGTCTCTTTGCCCACCCACGGCTTAGCTTCTTGTTCTATACCAAATATGGACAGTACGTTGGCTTATTCTACGGTTTCCATATGGGAGAAGTCAGCACCGGCTTTCGTCAAGTGGGAATCCAACTTCTCGGGATCTTTTATGTTGTTACACTAAATGTTGTGGTCACAAGTATTATATGTCTTGTGATACAATCCATCATGCCGCTGCGAATGTCCACGGAGGATATGGAGATTGGTGATGAAGCAGCCCATGGGGAAGAAGCTTATGCTATCTGGGGACAAGGTGAAAAGCTTGGAAATTCAAAGTCTGGAGGATATGATATTGAATCATCAGCTGCCAAAAGCAGAAAAGCTGCTCGACAAATTGAAATGGTTTAA
- the LOC126631133 gene encoding uncharacterized protein LOC126631133 isoform X2: protein MGSQHRFAHFVCISGARMSYNSSNAGSGSRTASRAFEFGRTHVVRPKGRHQATIVWLHGLGDKGSSWSQLLESLPLPNIKWICPTAPSRPVALFGGFPCTAWFDMGEISEDAPDDIEGLDASAAHVANLLSTEPANIKLGVGGFSMGAATALYSATCRVLGQYGNGNPYPINLSAIVGLSGWLPCSRTLKNQMERSHDAARHAASLPILLCHGLGDDEVAYAHGEKSAQTLSSAGFRNLVFRKYNGLGHYTIPEETDDVCTWLTASLGLEGSRS, encoded by the exons ATGG GAAGTCAGCATAGGTTTGCGCATTTCGTGTGTATTTCGGGGGCGAGGATGAGCTACAATAGCTCCAACGCTGGTTCTG GTAGTAGAACTGCTAGCAGGGCGTTTGAGTTCGGAAGGACCCATGTGGTCAGGCCTAAAGGGAGACATCAAGCTACAATAGTTTGGCTGCATGGCCTTGGTGATAAGGGCTCAAG CTGGTCCCAGCTCTTGGAAAGCCTTCCTCTTCCTAAT ATTAAGTGGATTTGCCCTACTGCTCCTTCCCGACCTGTGGCTCTATTTGGCGGATTTCCTTGTACTGCCT GGTTTGACATGGGAGAGATTTCAGAAGATGCTCCTGATGATATCGAGGGGTTAGATGCCTCAGCAGCGCATGTCGCAAACCTTTTGTCAACAGAGCCTGCTAATA TAAAACTTGGTGTTGGGGGCTTCAGTATGGGTGCTGCAACTGCCCTCTACTCTGCTACGTGCCGTGTTTTAGGGCAATATGGGAATGGAAACCCATACCCAATTAACCTAAGTGCAATTGTTGGTTTAAGTGGCTGGCTTCCGTGTTCAAG AACTTTGAAGAATCAGATGGAAAGGTCGCACGATGCTGCAAGGCATGCAGCATCATTGCCCATTTTGCTATGTCATGGCTTAG GTGATGACGAGGTTGCATATGCACACGGAGAGAAATCTGCGCAGACCTTGAGTTCAGCAGGATTTAGAAACCTTGTGTTTAGAAAATACAATGG GCTGGGTCACTACACAATCCCTGAAGAGACCGATGACGTCTGTACTTGGCTAACTGCAAGTTTGGGGCTTGAGGGATCCCGATCTTAG
- the LOC126631133 gene encoding uncharacterized protein LOC126631133 isoform X1, whose translation MGINRYDRHWLFSIAGSQHRFAHFVCISGARMSYNSSNAGSGSRTASRAFEFGRTHVVRPKGRHQATIVWLHGLGDKGSSWSQLLESLPLPNIKWICPTAPSRPVALFGGFPCTAWFDMGEISEDAPDDIEGLDASAAHVANLLSTEPANIKLGVGGFSMGAATALYSATCRVLGQYGNGNPYPINLSAIVGLSGWLPCSRTLKNQMERSHDAARHAASLPILLCHGLGDDEVAYAHGEKSAQTLSSAGFRNLVFRKYNGLGHYTIPEETDDVCTWLTASLGLEGSRS comes from the exons ATGGGTATAAATAGATATGACCGACATTGGCTTTTCTCCATTGCAGGAAGTCAGCATAGGTTTGCGCATTTCGTGTGTATTTCGGGGGCGAGGATGAGCTACAATAGCTCCAACGCTGGTTCTG GTAGTAGAACTGCTAGCAGGGCGTTTGAGTTCGGAAGGACCCATGTGGTCAGGCCTAAAGGGAGACATCAAGCTACAATAGTTTGGCTGCATGGCCTTGGTGATAAGGGCTCAAG CTGGTCCCAGCTCTTGGAAAGCCTTCCTCTTCCTAAT ATTAAGTGGATTTGCCCTACTGCTCCTTCCCGACCTGTGGCTCTATTTGGCGGATTTCCTTGTACTGCCT GGTTTGACATGGGAGAGATTTCAGAAGATGCTCCTGATGATATCGAGGGGTTAGATGCCTCAGCAGCGCATGTCGCAAACCTTTTGTCAACAGAGCCTGCTAATA TAAAACTTGGTGTTGGGGGCTTCAGTATGGGTGCTGCAACTGCCCTCTACTCTGCTACGTGCCGTGTTTTAGGGCAATATGGGAATGGAAACCCATACCCAATTAACCTAAGTGCAATTGTTGGTTTAAGTGGCTGGCTTCCGTGTTCAAG AACTTTGAAGAATCAGATGGAAAGGTCGCACGATGCTGCAAGGCATGCAGCATCATTGCCCATTTTGCTATGTCATGGCTTAG GTGATGACGAGGTTGCATATGCACACGGAGAGAAATCTGCGCAGACCTTGAGTTCAGCAGGATTTAGAAACCTTGTGTTTAGAAAATACAATGG GCTGGGTCACTACACAATCCCTGAAGAGACCGATGACGTCTGTACTTGGCTAACTGCAAGTTTGGGGCTTGAGGGATCCCGATCTTAG
- the LOC126631133 gene encoding uncharacterized protein LOC126631133 isoform X3, with protein sequence MSYNSSNAGSGSRTASRAFEFGRTHVVRPKGRHQATIVWLHGLGDKGSSWSQLLESLPLPNIKWICPTAPSRPVALFGGFPCTAWFDMGEISEDAPDDIEGLDASAAHVANLLSTEPANIKLGVGGFSMGAATALYSATCRVLGQYGNGNPYPINLSAIVGLSGWLPCSRTLKNQMERSHDAARHAASLPILLCHGLGDDEVAYAHGEKSAQTLSSAGFRNLVFRKYNGLGHYTIPEETDDVCTWLTASLGLEGSRS encoded by the exons ATGAGCTACAATAGCTCCAACGCTGGTTCTG GTAGTAGAACTGCTAGCAGGGCGTTTGAGTTCGGAAGGACCCATGTGGTCAGGCCTAAAGGGAGACATCAAGCTACAATAGTTTGGCTGCATGGCCTTGGTGATAAGGGCTCAAG CTGGTCCCAGCTCTTGGAAAGCCTTCCTCTTCCTAAT ATTAAGTGGATTTGCCCTACTGCTCCTTCCCGACCTGTGGCTCTATTTGGCGGATTTCCTTGTACTGCCT GGTTTGACATGGGAGAGATTTCAGAAGATGCTCCTGATGATATCGAGGGGTTAGATGCCTCAGCAGCGCATGTCGCAAACCTTTTGTCAACAGAGCCTGCTAATA TAAAACTTGGTGTTGGGGGCTTCAGTATGGGTGCTGCAACTGCCCTCTACTCTGCTACGTGCCGTGTTTTAGGGCAATATGGGAATGGAAACCCATACCCAATTAACCTAAGTGCAATTGTTGGTTTAAGTGGCTGGCTTCCGTGTTCAAG AACTTTGAAGAATCAGATGGAAAGGTCGCACGATGCTGCAAGGCATGCAGCATCATTGCCCATTTTGCTATGTCATGGCTTAG GTGATGACGAGGTTGCATATGCACACGGAGAGAAATCTGCGCAGACCTTGAGTTCAGCAGGATTTAGAAACCTTGTGTTTAGAAAATACAATGG GCTGGGTCACTACACAATCCCTGAAGAGACCGATGACGTCTGTACTTGGCTAACTGCAAGTTTGGGGCTTGAGGGATCCCGATCTTAG